The Prunus persica cultivar Lovell chromosome G7, Prunus_persica_NCBIv2, whole genome shotgun sequence genome has a segment encoding these proteins:
- the LOC18770465 gene encoding probable disease resistance protein At4g27220 isoform X3 yields MDIVISIASKIAESLVRPIGKEFGYLICYDSKMKDLKYQLQKLFEMKNGVQELVNTAKRNGEVINSDVQSWLTSVNELIQKVSHFEEEVNMKRQCLYRWNISRKATKITQDVRHLQKEGTFNNVAHPAPPPMISLAFKEGFKDFKSRMTCVNRVIEVLKNEEVRGIGICGMGGVGKTTMVKEIIKRLEGLKVFDNIVMAVVSQCPSIQKIQSEIAEELGFKYDENTESGRARRLYRRLMEINSILIVLDDVWTELDFEAIGLPSGLSHKGCKILLTSRNLEVCNAMGSQEIFTLPVLTAEESWELFSEMVGKPLDYPDLAKQVTNECGGLPIAIITVAKALENKRKHEWVDALKQLQSSAPGSISSMNDRVYSNIQWSYDRLESDEAKSCLLLCCLFPEDYDIPIEYLVRYGWGRGYFSNTDLVEEARNRVHSLVDKLQRRFLLLDSKLKDHTKMHDIVRDVAIQIASRDPHRFLIRCDAEKKGWPKIYDHYTTISLIPINIDEIPVGLECPKLELLHLEGKCYSENSMDIMCKGMKELKVLGMGGISALPSSQGLLKSLRTLSLNGCRYLTDISDVIGRLENLEILSFRECINILELPREIGLLKHLKLLDITDCIRLQKIPHGLLSSLSSLEELYMENSFRKWERSAAESEDKRMASLVEVMSLSNHLKVLVMYIPNFNFFPKDFYLTIQTTIRFHISNRLCPTGFRIESNGCYAFENKLDIVDSDATEFMEIQLLFKKCEDLILGRIKNLKCVLNELDQEGLQHLKVLTIWDCREIEYLVNGASWTQQTAFPLIQSIQLMWIPKLKAICHDQLPQSSFINLRSLELYDCPVLKYVFSLSVASNLVQLQSLNVDRCRQMKEIVSKEWREHETASDIIAFPKLTNLTLQGLHNFIGFYEVNNLYSNYEVTTPKDENVVFPSKCILWLQNLEEVKLKFDDGIVDVLFDLKGHMVTDGPALSHLRKLEILLAFACQHLWKNIPRGFQGFQNLRHFKINYGTDLQYVFPHSIARLLVNLEELNIAECWKMETIVRFADENEKEDQTGMTLFPKLNSFDLDGLPKLKTLASVIPQIKKLEKDSTAHHEDEDEDISSGSCGCTPYSCGPMTKPTSRTNIVQILPRPVNQEVAPTNLDQDSNDYDNLERLSILSCKSLEVVFQLKGSKAVESHNVQAFNKLCYLSLYKLPSLMHVWETGGSQHITGFGNLTFLSVSHCGSLRYLFLSTVAKLLVSLKDLKVGNCKKIKQVIAKADTECADQEITFPQLNSMTLEDLPNLICFSTEAYTLKLPSLMKLKVIRCPYLRTFASKVVNTHSRIQVHTELGQSEWMGELNSTIGNIHKKRETQRSTEVSISHS; encoded by the exons ATGGATATTGTTATTTCAATTGCGTCCAAAATTGCAGAGTCCTTGGTGCGACCAATAGGCAAAGAATTTGGCTATTTGATTTGCTATGATTCCAAGATGAAAGATCTAAAGTATCAACTTCAAAAGCTTTTTGAGATGAAAAATGGGGTGCAAGAATTGGTTAATACTGCCAAAAGGAATGGTGAAGTTATCAACTCTGATGTTCAAAGTTGGCTAACAAGTGTTAACGAGTTAATTCAGAAAGTGTCTCATTTTGAGGAAGAAGTCAACATGAAAAGGCAATGCTTGTACCGGTGGAACATAAGTAGGAAAGCCACTAAGATTACACAAGATGTTCGTCATCTCCAAAAAGAAGGAACATTCAATAATGTTGCCCATCCTGCACCTCCACCAATGATATCGTTAGCATTCAAAGAAGGTtttaaggattttaaatcCAGAATGACATGTGTGAATAGGGTGATAGAGGTTTTGAAGAATGAAGAAGTTAGAGGGATTGGGATTTGTGGTATGGGGGGTGTGGGTAAAACCACAATGGTGAAAGAAATCATCAAAAGACTGGAAGGATTGAAAGTATTCGATAATATTGTGATGGCAGTTGTGTCCCAATGCCCAAGCATTCAGAAGATTCAATCAGAAATTGCAGAGGAGCTGGGGTTTAAATATGACGAGAATACCGAAAGTGGAAGAGCGCGAAGGCTCTACAGAAGACTCATGGAAATAAATAGCATCTTGATTGTATTAGATGATGTCTGGACAGAGCTTGATTTTGAGGCTATAGGACTTCCTTCTGGACTTTCTCATAAAGGGTGCAAAATTTTGTTGACCTCACGAAACTTGGAAGTGTGCAATGCAATGGGAAGTCAAGAAATTTTTACACTCCCAGTTTTAACAGCAGAAGAATCATGGGAACTCTTCAGTGAAATGGTAGGTAAACCCTTGGACTATCCTGATTTGGCAAAACAAGTCACGAATGAGTGTGGAGGTTTACCTATTGCTATTATAACTGTTGCAAAAGCACTAGAAAATAAGAGGAAGCATGAATGGGTTGATGCACTCAAACAACTACAAAGTTCAGCTCCTGGAAGCATCTCTTCAATGAATGACAGAGTTTATTCAAACATACAATGGAGTTATGATAGATTGGAGAGTGATGAAGCGAAGTCATGCCTTTTGCTTTGTTGTTTATTTCCTGAAGATTATGATATTCCAATTGAGTATTTGGTTAGATATGGATGGGGTCGAGGGTATTTTAGTAACACTGATTTAGTGGAAGAAGCAAGAAATAGAGTGCATTCTTTGGTTGACAAACTTCAAAGAAGGTTTTTATTGCTAGATAGCAAATTGAAAGACCATACCAAGATGCATGACATAGTTCGTGATGTTGCCATACAAATTGCCTCAAGAGATCCACATAGATTTCTAATAAGATGTGATGCTGAAAAGAAAGGGTGGCCAAAGATATACGACCATTACACAACAATCTCACTGATACCAATTAATATTGATGAGATCCCAGTTGGTCTGgagtgtccaaaacttgagcttCTACACTTAGAAGGCAAATGTTATTCGGAAAATAGCATGGACATCATGTGTAAGGGGATGAAAGAGTTAAAGGTTTTAGGCATGGGTGGGATATCAGCCTTGCCAAGTTCACAAGGACTACTGAAGAGCCTTCGAACCTTGTCCCTAAATGGTTGTCGTTATTTAACAGATATATCTGATGTTATTGGAAGATTGGAAAATTTAGAGATCCTCAGCTTTCGTGAATGCATTAACATCTTAGAGTTGCCAAGGGAAATTGGACTTCTTAAACATTTAAAGTTGTTAGATATTACGGATTGTATTCGTCTTCAGAAGATTCCACATGGTCTTTTATCGAGCTTATCTAGTCTTGAAGAGTTGTATATGGAAAATAGTTTTCGCAAATGGGAACGATCAGCAGCAGAAAGCGAAGATAAGAGGATGGCAAGCCTTGTTGAGGTGATGTCTTTGTCTAATCATTTGAAGGTTTTAGTCATGTATATTCCCAATTTCAACTTCTTTCCAAAAGACTTTTACTTGACAATCCAGACAACAATAAGATTCCACATATCCAACAGATTGTGTCCCACAGGTTTTAGGATTGAAAGTAATGGTTGTTATGCATTCGAAAATAAGTTGGATATTGTTGACAGTGATGCAACGGAATTCATGGAGATTCAACTCTTATTTAAGAAATGTGAAGATTTAATCttgggaaggattaagaattTAAAGTGTGTCCTCAATGAATTAGACCAAGAGGGACTGCAACACTTAAAAGTTTTAACAATTTGGGACTGCCGTGAGATAGAATACCTGGTAAATGGAGCGAGTTGGACTCAACAAACAGCCTTCCCTCTCATTCAGTCAATCCAACTCATGTGGATTCCCAAGCTAAAAGCAATATGCCACGACCAACTCCCACAGAGCTCTTTTATCAACTTAAGATCTCTTGAATTATATGATTGCCCTGTTTTAAAATATGTGTTTTCTCTATCAGTAGCAAGCAACTTGGTTCAACTTCAAAGCTTAAATGTTGACCGGTGTCGCCAAATGAAAGAAATCGTCTCAAAGGAGTGGAGGGAACATGAGACGGCATCGGACATCATAGCTTTCCCtaaattaacaaatttgaCACTCCAAGGTCTACATAATTTCATTGGTTTCTACGAAGTTAACAATCTATACTCCAACTATGAG GTAACAACGCCCAAGGATGAAAATGTGGTATTTCCATCAAAGTGCATTTTATGGTTACAAAATCTAGAAGAAGTGAAACTAAAATTTGACGATGGCATTGTAGATGTGTTATTTGATCTGAAAGGCCATATGGTTACGGATGGGCCAGCACTTTCTCATTTACGAAAATTGGAGATTTTATTGGCTTTTGCATGTCAACACCTTTGGAAGAACATTCCGCGTGGATTCCAGGGCTTTCAAAACTTAAGacatttcaaaataaattatggtACTGATCTCCAATATGTGTTCCCACATTCAATTGCCAGGCTACTTGTAAATCTTGAAGAGCTCAACATAGCGGAATGCTGGAAAATGGAAACTATAGTCAGATTCGcagatgaaaatgaaaaagaggatCAGACGGGCATGACTTTGTTTCCCAAACTAAATAGTTTTGATCTAGACGGGCTTCCCAAACTGAAGACATTGGCTTCAGTAATtccacaaataaaaaagttggaGAAAGATTCAACAGCTCATCACGAAGACGAAGACGAAGATATTTCATCAGGATCTTGTGGATGTACACCTTATTCATGTGGCCCAATGACCAAACCTACTTCAAGAACAAATATTGTTCAAATATTGCCACGTCCAGTCAATCAAGAG GTTGCCCCAACAAATCTTGATCAAGACTCAAATGATTATGATAATCTAGAACGTCTTTCTATACTATCCTGTAAGTCACTGGAAGTTGTTTTCCAACTCAAGGGATCGAAGGCTGTGGAAAGCCATAACGTTCAAGCATTCAATAAGTTGTGTTACTTGTCATTATACAAATTGCCAAGTTTGATGCACGTATGGGAAACGGGAGGTTCACAACATATCACAGGCTTCGGAAACTTGACATTCTTAAGTGTATCCCACTGTGGCAGTTTACGATATTTGTTCTTGTCAACTGTAGCCAAGCTCCTTGTCAGTTTGAAGGACTTAAAAGTTGGGAATTGTAAGAAGATTAAACAAGTTATTGCAAAAGCAGACACTGAATGTGCTGATCAGGAAATTACATTTCCTCAATTGAATTCCATGACGCTTGAAGATCTACCAAACCTCATTTGTTTCTCTACTGAAGCTTATACTTTGAAGTTGCCatctttgatgaaattgaaggtTATAAGATGTCCATACTTAAGAACATTTGCTTCTAAGGTTGTCAACACACATTCTAGAATCCAAGTACACACAGAGTTGGGACAATCTGAGTGGATGGGGGAACTCAATAGCACTATAGGGAACATTCACAAAAAAAG GGAAACACAGAGAAGTACAGAGGTGAGTATAT CACATTCATGA
- the LOC18770465 gene encoding probable disease resistance protein At4g27220 isoform X1, protein MDIVISIASKIAESLVRPIGKEFGYLICYDSKMKDLKYQLQKLFEMKNGVQELVNTAKRNGEVINSDVQSWLTSVNELIQKVSHFEEEVNMKRQCLYRWNISRKATKITQDVRHLQKEGTFNNVAHPAPPPMISLAFKEGFKDFKSRMTCVNRVIEVLKNEEVRGIGICGMGGVGKTTMVKEIIKRLEGLKVFDNIVMAVVSQCPSIQKIQSEIAEELGFKYDENTESGRARRLYRRLMEINSILIVLDDVWTELDFEAIGLPSGLSHKGCKILLTSRNLEVCNAMGSQEIFTLPVLTAEESWELFSEMVGKPLDYPDLAKQVTNECGGLPIAIITVAKALENKRKHEWVDALKQLQSSAPGSISSMNDRVYSNIQWSYDRLESDEAKSCLLLCCLFPEDYDIPIEYLVRYGWGRGYFSNTDLVEEARNRVHSLVDKLQRRFLLLDSKLKDHTKMHDIVRDVAIQIASRDPHRFLIRCDAEKKGWPKIYDHYTTISLIPINIDEIPVGLECPKLELLHLEGKCYSENSMDIMCKGMKELKVLGMGGISALPSSQGLLKSLRTLSLNGCRYLTDISDVIGRLENLEILSFRECINILELPREIGLLKHLKLLDITDCIRLQKIPHGLLSSLSSLEELYMENSFRKWERSAAESEDKRMASLVEVMSLSNHLKVLVMYIPNFNFFPKDFYLTIQTTIRFHISNRLCPTGFRIESNGCYAFENKLDIVDSDATEFMEIQLLFKKCEDLILGRIKNLKCVLNELDQEGLQHLKVLTIWDCREIEYLVNGASWTQQTAFPLIQSIQLMWIPKLKAICHDQLPQSSFINLRSLELYDCPVLKYVFSLSVASNLVQLQSLNVDRCRQMKEIVSKEWREHETASDIIAFPKLTNLTLQGLHNFIGFYEVNNLYSNYEVTTPKDENVVFPSKCILWLQNLEEVKLKFDDGIVDVLFDLKGHMVTDGPALSHLRKLEILLAFACQHLWKNIPRGFQGFQNLRHFKINYGTDLQYVFPHSIARLLVNLEELNIAECWKMETIVRFADENEKEDQTGMTLFPKLNSFDLDGLPKLKTLASVIPQIKKLEKDSTAHHEDEDEDISSGSCGCTPYSCGPMTKPTSRTNIVQILPRPVNQEVAPTNLDQDSNDYDNLERLSILSCKSLEVVFQLKGSKAVESHNVQAFNKLCYLSLYKLPSLMHVWETGGSQHITGFGNLTFLSVSHCGSLRYLFLSTVAKLLVSLKDLKVGNCKKIKQVIAKADTECADQEITFPQLNSMTLEDLPNLICFSTEAYTLKLPSLMKLKVIRCPYLRTFASKVVNTHSRIQVHTELGQSEWMGELNSTIGNIHKKRETQRSTEVSICMSLSPTFILRKH, encoded by the exons ATGGATATTGTTATTTCAATTGCGTCCAAAATTGCAGAGTCCTTGGTGCGACCAATAGGCAAAGAATTTGGCTATTTGATTTGCTATGATTCCAAGATGAAAGATCTAAAGTATCAACTTCAAAAGCTTTTTGAGATGAAAAATGGGGTGCAAGAATTGGTTAATACTGCCAAAAGGAATGGTGAAGTTATCAACTCTGATGTTCAAAGTTGGCTAACAAGTGTTAACGAGTTAATTCAGAAAGTGTCTCATTTTGAGGAAGAAGTCAACATGAAAAGGCAATGCTTGTACCGGTGGAACATAAGTAGGAAAGCCACTAAGATTACACAAGATGTTCGTCATCTCCAAAAAGAAGGAACATTCAATAATGTTGCCCATCCTGCACCTCCACCAATGATATCGTTAGCATTCAAAGAAGGTtttaaggattttaaatcCAGAATGACATGTGTGAATAGGGTGATAGAGGTTTTGAAGAATGAAGAAGTTAGAGGGATTGGGATTTGTGGTATGGGGGGTGTGGGTAAAACCACAATGGTGAAAGAAATCATCAAAAGACTGGAAGGATTGAAAGTATTCGATAATATTGTGATGGCAGTTGTGTCCCAATGCCCAAGCATTCAGAAGATTCAATCAGAAATTGCAGAGGAGCTGGGGTTTAAATATGACGAGAATACCGAAAGTGGAAGAGCGCGAAGGCTCTACAGAAGACTCATGGAAATAAATAGCATCTTGATTGTATTAGATGATGTCTGGACAGAGCTTGATTTTGAGGCTATAGGACTTCCTTCTGGACTTTCTCATAAAGGGTGCAAAATTTTGTTGACCTCACGAAACTTGGAAGTGTGCAATGCAATGGGAAGTCAAGAAATTTTTACACTCCCAGTTTTAACAGCAGAAGAATCATGGGAACTCTTCAGTGAAATGGTAGGTAAACCCTTGGACTATCCTGATTTGGCAAAACAAGTCACGAATGAGTGTGGAGGTTTACCTATTGCTATTATAACTGTTGCAAAAGCACTAGAAAATAAGAGGAAGCATGAATGGGTTGATGCACTCAAACAACTACAAAGTTCAGCTCCTGGAAGCATCTCTTCAATGAATGACAGAGTTTATTCAAACATACAATGGAGTTATGATAGATTGGAGAGTGATGAAGCGAAGTCATGCCTTTTGCTTTGTTGTTTATTTCCTGAAGATTATGATATTCCAATTGAGTATTTGGTTAGATATGGATGGGGTCGAGGGTATTTTAGTAACACTGATTTAGTGGAAGAAGCAAGAAATAGAGTGCATTCTTTGGTTGACAAACTTCAAAGAAGGTTTTTATTGCTAGATAGCAAATTGAAAGACCATACCAAGATGCATGACATAGTTCGTGATGTTGCCATACAAATTGCCTCAAGAGATCCACATAGATTTCTAATAAGATGTGATGCTGAAAAGAAAGGGTGGCCAAAGATATACGACCATTACACAACAATCTCACTGATACCAATTAATATTGATGAGATCCCAGTTGGTCTGgagtgtccaaaacttgagcttCTACACTTAGAAGGCAAATGTTATTCGGAAAATAGCATGGACATCATGTGTAAGGGGATGAAAGAGTTAAAGGTTTTAGGCATGGGTGGGATATCAGCCTTGCCAAGTTCACAAGGACTACTGAAGAGCCTTCGAACCTTGTCCCTAAATGGTTGTCGTTATTTAACAGATATATCTGATGTTATTGGAAGATTGGAAAATTTAGAGATCCTCAGCTTTCGTGAATGCATTAACATCTTAGAGTTGCCAAGGGAAATTGGACTTCTTAAACATTTAAAGTTGTTAGATATTACGGATTGTATTCGTCTTCAGAAGATTCCACATGGTCTTTTATCGAGCTTATCTAGTCTTGAAGAGTTGTATATGGAAAATAGTTTTCGCAAATGGGAACGATCAGCAGCAGAAAGCGAAGATAAGAGGATGGCAAGCCTTGTTGAGGTGATGTCTTTGTCTAATCATTTGAAGGTTTTAGTCATGTATATTCCCAATTTCAACTTCTTTCCAAAAGACTTTTACTTGACAATCCAGACAACAATAAGATTCCACATATCCAACAGATTGTGTCCCACAGGTTTTAGGATTGAAAGTAATGGTTGTTATGCATTCGAAAATAAGTTGGATATTGTTGACAGTGATGCAACGGAATTCATGGAGATTCAACTCTTATTTAAGAAATGTGAAGATTTAATCttgggaaggattaagaattTAAAGTGTGTCCTCAATGAATTAGACCAAGAGGGACTGCAACACTTAAAAGTTTTAACAATTTGGGACTGCCGTGAGATAGAATACCTGGTAAATGGAGCGAGTTGGACTCAACAAACAGCCTTCCCTCTCATTCAGTCAATCCAACTCATGTGGATTCCCAAGCTAAAAGCAATATGCCACGACCAACTCCCACAGAGCTCTTTTATCAACTTAAGATCTCTTGAATTATATGATTGCCCTGTTTTAAAATATGTGTTTTCTCTATCAGTAGCAAGCAACTTGGTTCAACTTCAAAGCTTAAATGTTGACCGGTGTCGCCAAATGAAAGAAATCGTCTCAAAGGAGTGGAGGGAACATGAGACGGCATCGGACATCATAGCTTTCCCtaaattaacaaatttgaCACTCCAAGGTCTACATAATTTCATTGGTTTCTACGAAGTTAACAATCTATACTCCAACTATGAG GTAACAACGCCCAAGGATGAAAATGTGGTATTTCCATCAAAGTGCATTTTATGGTTACAAAATCTAGAAGAAGTGAAACTAAAATTTGACGATGGCATTGTAGATGTGTTATTTGATCTGAAAGGCCATATGGTTACGGATGGGCCAGCACTTTCTCATTTACGAAAATTGGAGATTTTATTGGCTTTTGCATGTCAACACCTTTGGAAGAACATTCCGCGTGGATTCCAGGGCTTTCAAAACTTAAGacatttcaaaataaattatggtACTGATCTCCAATATGTGTTCCCACATTCAATTGCCAGGCTACTTGTAAATCTTGAAGAGCTCAACATAGCGGAATGCTGGAAAATGGAAACTATAGTCAGATTCGcagatgaaaatgaaaaagaggatCAGACGGGCATGACTTTGTTTCCCAAACTAAATAGTTTTGATCTAGACGGGCTTCCCAAACTGAAGACATTGGCTTCAGTAATtccacaaataaaaaagttggaGAAAGATTCAACAGCTCATCACGAAGACGAAGACGAAGATATTTCATCAGGATCTTGTGGATGTACACCTTATTCATGTGGCCCAATGACCAAACCTACTTCAAGAACAAATATTGTTCAAATATTGCCACGTCCAGTCAATCAAGAG GTTGCCCCAACAAATCTTGATCAAGACTCAAATGATTATGATAATCTAGAACGTCTTTCTATACTATCCTGTAAGTCACTGGAAGTTGTTTTCCAACTCAAGGGATCGAAGGCTGTGGAAAGCCATAACGTTCAAGCATTCAATAAGTTGTGTTACTTGTCATTATACAAATTGCCAAGTTTGATGCACGTATGGGAAACGGGAGGTTCACAACATATCACAGGCTTCGGAAACTTGACATTCTTAAGTGTATCCCACTGTGGCAGTTTACGATATTTGTTCTTGTCAACTGTAGCCAAGCTCCTTGTCAGTTTGAAGGACTTAAAAGTTGGGAATTGTAAGAAGATTAAACAAGTTATTGCAAAAGCAGACACTGAATGTGCTGATCAGGAAATTACATTTCCTCAATTGAATTCCATGACGCTTGAAGATCTACCAAACCTCATTTGTTTCTCTACTGAAGCTTATACTTTGAAGTTGCCatctttgatgaaattgaaggtTATAAGATGTCCATACTTAAGAACATTTGCTTCTAAGGTTGTCAACACACATTCTAGAATCCAAGTACACACAGAGTTGGGACAATCTGAGTGGATGGGGGAACTCAATAGCACTATAGGGAACATTCACAAAAAAAG GGAAACACAGAGAAGTACAGAGGTGAGTATATGTATGTCGCTATCTCCAACTTTTATATTAAGGAAACACTGA